The Lycium ferocissimum isolate CSIRO_LF1 unplaced genomic scaffold, AGI_CSIRO_Lferr_CH_V1 ctg5931, whole genome shotgun sequence sequence TCAACTCAAGCTCAATCTAGTACTGCCCTCCAGAAGTCGAACAACGAGGAAGATTCATCATCATCAGCTGCAAGAGAGAAACTCATCAGTCAGAATTTTGGGCATCTCAAGGGGTGATCCCAAGAAATATTTCATATTAGATGCGCTCAGAATTTGAAACTAATGTTAAATATTCAGCTGATATTTCTGGAAACTTACCATAAACGCGAATATCAAGACAAGAATTTCCCATGCTCTCTTGTTCATCTTGAATTTCTTTGGCTGAATTCTCAGCAGAAGAGCTGCAGCAGATCAATTCAATCACCTCCAATGTACATATCTCCCCAATATTGATTGGAATTTCCTCGAGACGGATGCATttcctcaaaactaacttttgaAGATTGGGGAAGTTAACACTAGCAGCTTCCCAGTTCACTAGACGTGGCTCAGCAACCAGTAGAAATTTTAGCTGACTAAACTCGTCTTCATCACTTAGTATCCAAGCATTACCTTCAAACTCATTATCTCTAAGTTTAAGCACTTCAAGGTTAGGCAATGCAGCGAGACTTGCCATGTCTTTCGAAAGCACAAGACAACCGGATAATATTAGCCTCTTAACAGATGTTAGGGAGACACACCAGTTTGACAAGGAGAGCCGCTTCTGACCATAGCAGACGCACTTCAACGTTTCAAGTTTCTCTAAATGGGCCAGATTTTGTAAGCATTCAAATGCATCATCGGATGCAGCATCGAGAATACTCAGTTTACGTATATTGGGAAGGCAGGAAAAGACTTCCTCTGTACAGCTAGCAAAACATAAGTGAGAAAGTTCCTCCAGAGCTCTTAGCCCCAAAACACCATCTGTTTTTGCACTTCTTTTAGGCTTAGACAGATAGTTGCCACTCAGTAAACGCAGACGCCTTAGCTGTGTCATGTTCCAGATCTCTTGAGGCAGAATTAAAGTTTTGTACATATAATGTAGTTCTGGTTGTTGAAATACCAAGGTTTGCAGATTATAAAGCCTAGACACTGATGCAGGAAGATTACCATTTGATCGAATCCAAAGGTACCTTAGATGAATTAGTTGCATTATCTCAACTGGGAATGAAGGAAACAAATGAGAAAAAACTGCCAACACTCTGATAAGTTTGAAGCTCGCTAATAAGGAAATTTGCCTATGAAGCGGAGCAGAGATTAACTGTTTTCCCCAAAGAAACATCGATCGAGCAACATGAGGTGATAACTCACTAGAATCATTTAGAGAAATGTCGGAAAGAAAGCTGAAGCCACGAACCTCGGTCCTTTGTGCTAGAAAACTTGAGACATATCGAGTTGATGTCACATGCAGGAACTTATCTTTTCGAGCTTCTCTTAAGCTCAAATCCCTCAACAAATCATGTAACCCACAACTTCTTATCTCGCCATTGAACCTCCTCTTTCTAATCATAATTAAATTTCTACTAATAAGATCCTCCAAACACTCTTCTGCAACTTTTTCCAAGCTCTTGAGCCTTCCGGCTTTTAGAAACCCTTCAGCAACCCAAACTTGGATCAACATCCGAGCTTTAATTTCAAAGTCCTCAGGAAAAGCCCCCATAGAGAGGAAGCACGGCTTGAGGTGGTTCGGTAGGTAATTGTAACTCATACCGAGCACTCCTAGGCATTTATCAGGATCGTTCGCAACAACTGAACTAACAGTCTTTGCAACAATAATCCAACTTTCTCTTCTCCTAGCAATTTTAGAAAGATGCCCTGCAACCACCAGAATTGCCAAAGGAAGTCCACCACACTTTTCTGCTATTTGCTTCCCAATATCCTCCAATTCAGAAGGACAAAGATCGTTCGCCCCAAATACCTTAATGGAGAGTAATTTCCAACTATCATCCAAACTTAATACTTCCATCTCATGCAAAGGACTATCAGGATTAGCATAAGCAGCTACATCGTTAAGCCTACTTGTTAATATGATTCGACTACCATTGTCGTCATCCGGAAAACATCTGGTTACATTATCCCAAACTTCGGTACTCCAGATATCATCAATGACAATAAGATATCTTCGGTTCTTCAGTTTTCTATATAACAACTCTGCTAATTGATCCTCAGTCTTCTCTAGAAACTTATCCGTCATACCTGGAATACAACGGACGAGACTTAACAGCAATCTTCTCATTCCATAATCTCTAGATACTGTAACCCATGCATGAATGTCAAAGCGAGACCTAACTCGAGGATGATCATAAGCTTTTTTAGCGAGTGTCGTTTTGCCAATACCACCCATACCTGTAAGGGTTGATCTCACATATGGTCattgaatttcatccattttaaaaGTAAAGATGCAAAACTAAAGTAGTTGAACTTTACCCACTAAAAGTAAAGTTACTAAACTTTACTCGATATAGCTATAAAGTCACAAAACTACTTTTGTCACACTAACGTAACTAGAATTTACCCATTATAACAGTAAAATCACTAAACTTCACCTACTATAATAGCTTTACCATTATAATGGGTAAAAGTATGTGACTTTACTGTTATAATGAGTAATTTTAGTTATTCCAACAtgacaaaattattttgtgactTAGTGTTATAGTAGGCAAAGTAATAGTTTTGTGACCTTAAGAGTAGGCAAAGTTCAAAGATCGTACTTGAGACCTTAATAGTAGGCAGAGTTCAAAGATGGAACTACCTGTGATTGCGACAACTTGTCTCTCGGATGAGGACCTAAGTAGTTTCTCTAAGATCTTCTCCAAATCATCACCAAGACCCACAACATCATGCTCCATATTCGTAGTAAAACTACTTCTAGATGGACTTCCAAGCATAGATTCCCGAGTCTCGAGATGATCTTCAGCAGGTTCAATGTCATGGCCATGGCTTGTACAAGGTTCAAGACTCAGCACCAATTCTTTCCTTATTAACTCAATCTTCTGTACTACTGGTAATAAACTTCCTACTAAATCTTCACTTGCTTTTTCATAGCCACTCAAACTTCCCTTTTGGTGAAATTCACAAATCTTTAGTTCAATAGTACTCTCAACTTCATTTAGTGCATCTCTAAACTTTCCAACCGAAACTTTGACTTTTTCTTGGTGATAACTTCTCTTGCTACTATCATCAAGAAAGCCTTTGAAATACTCAAGAGATCCAGCTAAAGATTTCATTGTTGGGTCAGAAAACAAACCTGGGATTCTGGTCCTGAGTTCCTCTAGAGTTTGAGCAAGAGAAACAACTGAAGCATAAGCCATCCGTCTCACCGAGAACAAGAAAGCTCTTTTTACTTAAAATGTTGAATTTTCAGATCAAGAGAAGATCAGAGAGCACTTCAATGTTGAATAGGGATAATGTAAGAAGCAGCTGCAGGTGAATAATGCTACTTAATTAAATGCTGGGGCCCGGCATAGCTATGATTGAAGTGAAAAGTGGAATACTCAAAAGTCTTTCGTTCCTGTTCACGACTCATACGCTGAAAAATGGTCATAGCATTAAAATCTAAGTAGTGTAATCAATTTCTACACCATTAATATACTTAGTTATAACGAATTCATCCTCTTTATGGACAATCTTGATGTTGCATAACATATTGAATCCCAAAATGCCCACAAGTTCATATTACTAACTTAAATAGTGATGGGTCTGAATTTATGTTTTTACTACACTCAACTTTTAGTATCACATCTTATTATTCCTTTAACAATCTCGCGTTACCACATTAACCTCTGTCGTTTTAAGAAGAAACTGTCATTTAAGAGTTTTATAAGGTctcaaaaaaagagaaaagaagggcACAAATTCTTATAAGAAAATTGActtcattttgaaaataaaacaagagaCAAATGTGGCTAAAGCAAGATTCTGATAGATTAGGTTGCACGGGCCCAATAAACTTGACATTCacattttcttttggtttttcatTCGGTGTTCATCTCCGCTTTGTACTCGACTAATTTGTATTCATATTAGACAATATCAGTGTTAAGGTAAAACACTTTTTACTAAAAACAATTCTATATTCAAGGCTCAAACCTCATACAATGGAGATATACCTCTGATAGTTTTTAGTTGTCAAatattgatctttttttttttttttcctttt is a genomic window containing:
- the LOC132045048 gene encoding putative late blight resistance protein homolog R1A-3 — protein: MASLAALPNLEVLKLRDNEFEGNAWILSDEDEFSQLKFLLVAEPRLVNWEAASVNFPNLQKLVLRKCIRLEEIPINIGEICTLEVIELICCSSSAENSAKEIQDEQESMGNSCLDIRVYADDDESSSLFDFWRAVLD
- the LOC132045045 gene encoding putative late blight resistance protein homolog R1B-12; protein product: MAYASVVSLAQTLEELRTRIPGLFSDPTMKSLAGSLEYFKGFLDDSSKRSYHQEKVKVSVGKFRDALNEVESTIELKICEFHQKGSLSGYEKASEDLVGSLLPVVQKIELIRKELVLSLEPCTSHGHDIEPAEDHLETRESMLGSPSRSSFTTNMEHDVVGLGDDLEKILEKLLRSSSERQVVAITGMGGIGKTTLAKKAYDHPRVRSRFDIHAWVTVSRDYGMRRLLLSLVRCIPGMTDKFLEKTEDQLAELLYRKLKNRRYLIVIDDIWSTEVWDNVTRCFPDDDNGSRIILTSRLNDVAAYANPDSPLHEMEVLSLDDSWKLLSIKVFGANDLCPSELEDIGKQIAEKCGGLPLAILVVAGHLSKIARRRESWIIVAKTVSSVVANDPDKCLGVLGMSYNYLPNHLKPCFLSMGAFPEDFEIKARMLIQVWVAEGFLKAGRLKSLEKVAEECLEDLISRNLIMIRKRRFNGEIRSCGLHDLLRDLSLREARKDKFLHVTSTRYVSSFLAQRTEVRGFSFLSDISLNDSSELSPHVARSMFLWGKQLISAPLHRQISLLASFKLIRVLAVFSHLFPSFPVEIMQLIHLRYLWIRSNGNLPASVSRLYNLQTLVFQQPELHYMYKTLILPQEIWNMTQLRRLRLLSGNYLSKPKRSAKTDGVLGLRALEELSHLCFASCTEEVFSCLPNIRKLSILDAASDDAFECLQNLAHLEKLETLKG